A single genomic interval of Sphingomonas faeni harbors:
- a CDS encoding MFS transporter: MDTGTPDVGRYRWVICGLLFAATSINYVDRQMIGVLKPTISAELGWNETTYADVIFWFQMAYAIGYLSFGRIVDIVGARVGYSVAFVIWTLGHTLCGFVSSAFQFSIARFVLGIGESGNFPSGIKAVTEWFPARERALATGIFNAGSNLGAIITPLVVPAITLAFGWRMAFIVTGAASLVWLVAWIALYRRPSESRKVSAAELAYIESDPADAGPQIGWLKLLSYRETWAYALGRFLIDPIWWLFLFWTPDFLGKTYHLDLKNFGPPLVAIYLISDIGSVAGGWASSRLMKHGMSANKARKLTMLTCAILVMPIVSAQYISNLWLAVAVLGVATAAHQAFSANLYTLPSDVFPRSAVASVIGIGGTVGAIGGMMMAKFTGYILDSTGSYAPIFAVAGSTYLLAILVIHLLTPRFARVNAVRA; this comes from the coding sequence ATGGACACAGGTACGCCCGATGTCGGCCGTTATCGCTGGGTGATCTGCGGGCTGTTATTCGCGGCCACATCCATCAACTATGTCGACCGGCAGATGATTGGGGTGCTCAAACCTACCATCTCTGCCGAGCTCGGCTGGAACGAGACGACGTATGCCGACGTCATCTTCTGGTTTCAGATGGCTTATGCGATTGGCTACCTGAGCTTCGGCCGCATCGTCGACATAGTCGGTGCGCGCGTGGGCTATTCGGTCGCCTTTGTGATTTGGACCCTTGGCCATACTTTGTGCGGCTTTGTCTCTTCGGCCTTCCAGTTCTCGATCGCGCGCTTCGTGCTCGGCATCGGCGAGAGCGGCAATTTTCCTTCAGGGATCAAGGCGGTTACCGAATGGTTTCCGGCGCGCGAACGGGCGCTGGCCACGGGCATCTTCAACGCGGGATCGAACCTAGGTGCAATCATCACGCCGCTCGTGGTGCCGGCGATCACGCTCGCTTTCGGCTGGCGGATGGCGTTCATCGTCACGGGGGCGGCGAGCCTAGTTTGGCTGGTCGCCTGGATAGCCCTCTATCGCCGCCCGAGCGAGTCCAGGAAGGTATCGGCCGCCGAACTCGCCTATATCGAGAGCGACCCTGCCGACGCGGGGCCGCAGATCGGTTGGCTGAAATTGCTCAGCTACCGCGAAACCTGGGCCTATGCGTTGGGGCGGTTTCTGATCGATCCGATCTGGTGGCTCTTTCTGTTCTGGACGCCAGACTTCCTCGGCAAGACGTATCACCTCGATCTAAAGAACTTTGGGCCTCCGCTGGTAGCGATCTACCTGATCTCCGACATCGGCAGCGTCGCGGGCGGCTGGGCATCGTCGCGATTGATGAAGCACGGAATGAGTGCGAACAAGGCGCGCAAGCTGACCATGCTCACCTGCGCGATCCTGGTGATGCCGATCGTCTCTGCCCAGTATATTAGCAATCTATGGCTTGCGGTCGCTGTGCTTGGGGTGGCAACGGCGGCGCACCAGGCGTTCTCGGCCAATCTCTACACGTTGCCGTCCGACGTGTTTCCGCGCAGTGCGGTTGCGTCGGTAATTGGCATTGGCGGTACCGTTGGCGCGATCGGCGGCATGATGATGGCGAAGTTCACCGGCTACATCCTGGATTCAACCGGGAGCTACGCGCCGATTTTCGCCGTCGCTGGCAGCACCTATCTCCTCGCCATCCTCGTCATCCATCTGCTCACGCCGCGCTTCGCGCGTGTCAACGCCGTGCGCGCCTGA
- the uxaC gene encoding glucuronate isomerase gives MTSPLRLDPDRLFPAEARTREIARTLYGSVATLPIVSPHGHTDPRWFAYDQPWDNAAELLLQPDHYLFRMLYSQGISLEALGIPAHNRPGRADPRAAWRLFADNQHLFRGTPSRLWLDHVFAEVFGFDVALGPDTADLYYDRIGDLLTTPRFRPRALYEQFRIELIATTEGAHDTLEHHEAIRASGWMGRVVTAYRPDAVIDPEHEDFRPALARFAELTGEDVGSWRGYLAAHLKRREAFIAMGATSSDHGHPTAATANLSASQAEALFAKVMHGTWTSADAELFRAQMLTEMARMSLDDRLVMQIHPGSVRNHNRWLHGAYGRDKGADIPGRTDYVHALKPLLDAFGNERDLSIILFTLDETSYARELAPLAGHYPCLKLGPAWWFHDSPEGMRRFRKMTTETAGFYNTVGFNDDTRAFLSIPARHDVARRVDCAFLGQLVAEGRMKDWEAEELIIDLSYNLVRKAYRLDEAPTRPVVPAKAVAA, from the coding sequence GTGACCTCACCGCTTCGCCTCGATCCCGATCGCCTGTTCCCTGCGGAGGCGCGCACCCGCGAGATCGCGCGCACGCTGTACGGGAGCGTGGCGACGCTTCCGATTGTCAGTCCGCACGGGCATACGGATCCGCGCTGGTTCGCCTACGACCAGCCATGGGACAACGCCGCCGAACTCCTGCTCCAGCCCGATCACTACCTTTTTCGGATGCTCTATTCGCAAGGAATCTCGCTGGAAGCGTTAGGCATCCCGGCGCACAACCGGCCGGGCCGTGCAGACCCGCGCGCGGCATGGCGGCTGTTTGCCGACAATCAACATTTGTTCCGGGGAACGCCTTCCCGGCTGTGGCTGGATCACGTTTTTGCTGAAGTGTTCGGCTTTGATGTGGCGCTCGGCCCCGACACGGCTGACCTGTACTATGACCGCATCGGCGACCTTCTGACCACCCCCCGTTTCCGGCCACGGGCGCTGTACGAACAGTTCAGGATCGAACTGATTGCGACCACCGAGGGCGCGCACGACACGCTCGAACATCACGAGGCGATCCGCGCTTCGGGCTGGATGGGACGGGTAGTCACTGCCTATCGCCCCGACGCAGTGATCGACCCCGAGCACGAAGATTTCCGCCCTGCGTTAGCCCGTTTTGCCGAACTCACTGGAGAGGATGTTGGTAGCTGGCGCGGCTATCTCGCAGCACATCTTAAGAGGCGCGAAGCGTTCATCGCAATGGGCGCGACGTCCAGCGACCATGGCCACCCCACCGCCGCCACCGCCAACTTGTCCGCCTCCCAGGCCGAGGCGCTGTTCGCCAAGGTTATGCACGGCACCTGGACGTCCGCAGATGCCGAGTTGTTCCGCGCGCAAATGCTGACCGAGATGGCGCGAATGAGTTTGGATGATCGGCTGGTGATGCAGATCCATCCAGGCTCGGTGCGCAATCACAATCGCTGGTTACACGGTGCTTATGGCCGCGACAAGGGTGCGGACATTCCGGGACGCACCGACTACGTCCATGCGCTCAAGCCGCTTCTTGATGCATTTGGCAACGAGCGCGACTTGTCGATTATCCTTTTTACGCTCGACGAAACGAGCTACGCTCGAGAATTGGCGCCGCTGGCCGGCCACTACCCGTGCCTGAAACTCGGCCCCGCTTGGTGGTTCCACGACAGCCCAGAGGGTATGCGCCGGTTCCGCAAGATGACCACGGAGACCGCAGGCTTCTACAACACCGTCGGCTTCAACGACGACACCCGTGCGTTTCTGTCTATACCCGCGCGACACGACGTCGCGCGGCGCGTCGATTGCGCCTTCCTCGGGCAGCTCGTCGCCGAGGGGCGGATGAAAGACTGGGAGGCGGAGGAGCTAATAATCGACCTGTCCTATAATCTAGTGCGCAAAGCATATAGGCTGGACGAGGCGCCAACGCGACCCGTCGTCCCGGCTAAGGCAGTCGCCGCATGA
- a CDS encoding endo-1,4-beta-xylanase — protein MIDRRHFLAAATAGIALPGIVSAAPLEPSLDALARRKGMRFGSALGMGKPKTPEGGFADPAHRALIASQCGLIVPENEMKWGIMRPSADRFEFGPADRIVAWAKAQGLGVRGHNLLWQHPRWTPAWLTAHDFGSQPRLAGERILTEHVAKVVGRYAGMVHSFDVVNEAIDEKTGTLRETSLSRAIGGTIETIALAFHVAREAAPHAQLVYNDYMSWDATSATHRAAVLKLLAELKQLNVPVDALGIQGHIGSNGLGVATTLGRQPEEWRRFLGDVRGMGLKMLVTEFDVNDKALPAAIPTRDRAVADLARAYLDLTLAETSIDTLMCWGLSDRYSWLQGTSPRPDGLPKRPLPYDTVMRAKPLRDAVAGALRAMPVRAG, from the coding sequence ATGATCGATCGGCGCCACTTCCTTGCCGCTGCTACTGCGGGCATAGCGCTGCCAGGCATCGTGTCCGCAGCGCCCTTGGAACCTTCGCTTGACGCTCTTGCTCGGCGCAAGGGAATGCGCTTTGGCAGTGCATTGGGCATGGGCAAGCCGAAGACGCCGGAGGGCGGCTTTGCGGATCCGGCACACCGCGCGCTGATCGCCTCACAGTGTGGATTAATCGTACCCGAAAACGAGATGAAATGGGGCATCATGCGCCCATCGGCTGACCGCTTTGAATTCGGTCCGGCCGATCGCATCGTTGCTTGGGCCAAGGCGCAAGGCCTTGGGGTTCGAGGCCACAACTTGTTGTGGCAGCATCCGCGCTGGACGCCAGCCTGGCTGACTGCGCACGATTTCGGCAGCCAGCCGCGGCTTGCCGGCGAGCGGATATTGACCGAGCACGTCGCCAAGGTGGTAGGACGGTATGCAGGGATGGTGCACAGCTTCGACGTGGTCAACGAAGCAATTGACGAGAAGACCGGTACCCTGCGCGAGACGAGCCTGTCGCGCGCGATCGGCGGCACAATTGAAACGATCGCGCTGGCGTTCCACGTGGCCCGCGAGGCGGCGCCGCACGCACAACTCGTCTATAACGATTACATGAGCTGGGACGCGACCAGCGCGACGCATCGCGCGGCTGTGCTGAAGCTGCTGGCCGAGTTGAAGCAACTCAACGTGCCCGTCGATGCGCTCGGGATTCAAGGGCATATCGGCAGCAATGGCCTAGGCGTCGCCACCACGTTGGGCCGTCAGCCCGAGGAATGGCGGCGGTTCCTGGGCGACGTGCGCGGTATGGGGCTTAAAATGCTTGTCACGGAGTTTGACGTCAACGACAAGGCGCTGCCCGCGGCGATTCCCACGCGCGATCGCGCGGTTGCCGACTTGGCGCGCGCCTATCTCGATCTGACACTCGCCGAGACAAGCATTGACACGCTTATGTGCTGGGGCCTTTCGGACCGGTACAGTTGGCTGCAAGGCACGTCGCCCCGCCCGGACGGCCTTCCCAAGCGCCCGCTGCCCTATGACACGGTGATGCGTGCTAAGCCGCTTCGCGACGCCGTCGCTGGCGCCCTTCGTGCAATGCCAGTGCGCGCCGGCTAG
- a CDS encoding glycoside hydrolase family 28 protein gives MAGIHPSASVLTLPALPARRHREVNIVQHGARPGDTLATSAIAAAIESCARKGGGRVIVPSGRFRTGAIQLRSGVELHLRRGAVLSFSTDPADYPLVATRWEGVELMNFAPLIGAWDAHDVAITGEGTLDGSASPQTWWSWSGGSQFGWHPGLPNQRRDRATLFEMAAAGVVRERRVFGPGHFLRPMFVQFQRCSRVLIEGVTIRNSPCWAIHPVLSRDVTVRGVTVVGHGPNTDGCNPESVERMLIDRCTFDTGDDCIAIKSGRDTDGRRIGVPTRGVVIRDCTMRAGHGGVTIGSEISGGVSDILVERCTMSSPDLWYALRIKTNPRRGGRISGIHLRDITVGRVARAAIGCDFTYEGPEGPYPPQVCDVVIDRLRAGDVERVLELHGLPGAPVAGLSLRDCRFDRVRAPSILDMAAPLTLERVRVRGRLTSQL, from the coding sequence GTGGCCGGCATCCATCCATCCGCTTCCGTATTGACCTTGCCAGCATTGCCGGCGCGTCGGCATCGCGAGGTGAACATCGTGCAGCACGGCGCGCGCCCCGGCGACACGCTCGCCACATCCGCGATCGCCGCAGCAATCGAGTCGTGCGCACGAAAAGGCGGCGGGCGCGTGATCGTGCCAAGTGGCCGGTTCCGAACCGGTGCCATCCAGCTGCGATCCGGTGTTGAACTCCACTTGAGGCGCGGTGCCGTCCTGTCCTTCAGTACTGATCCCGCTGACTATCCGCTGGTGGCGACACGGTGGGAGGGGGTGGAACTCATGAACTTCGCTCCCCTGATTGGCGCATGGGATGCGCACGACGTGGCAATCACGGGGGAGGGCACTCTCGATGGGAGCGCCAGCCCACAAACGTGGTGGTCATGGAGCGGCGGATCGCAATTTGGCTGGCACCCGGGTCTTCCGAACCAGCGCCGCGATCGTGCGACCCTTTTCGAAATGGCTGCCGCGGGCGTGGTGCGCGAACGGCGTGTTTTTGGACCGGGCCATTTCCTTCGCCCGATGTTTGTTCAGTTCCAGCGCTGCTCCCGCGTCTTGATCGAAGGCGTGACGATTCGCAATTCCCCATGTTGGGCGATCCACCCGGTGCTCAGCCGTGACGTGACCGTACGCGGGGTCACGGTCGTTGGCCACGGACCCAACACTGATGGCTGCAATCCGGAGTCGGTCGAACGGATGCTCATCGATCGCTGCACCTTTGACACCGGTGACGATTGCATCGCGATCAAATCAGGGCGCGATACGGATGGTCGCCGAATTGGCGTGCCCACGCGCGGGGTGGTAATTCGCGACTGTACGATGCGTGCCGGCCATGGCGGGGTGACCATCGGCAGCGAGATATCGGGTGGCGTTTCTGACATTCTGGTCGAGCGCTGTACAATGAGTTCGCCCGACCTCTGGTATGCCCTCCGGATTAAGACCAACCCGCGCCGCGGTGGTCGCATTAGCGGCATCCACCTGCGCGACATCACCGTTGGCCGCGTGGCGCGCGCGGCCATCGGCTGTGACTTCACCTACGAAGGACCGGAAGGCCCCTATCCACCCCAAGTTTGCGACGTCGTCATCGATCGGCTCCGCGCCGGCGACGTCGAGCGCGTCCTCGAACTGCATGGTCTGCCCGGTGCGCCGGTAGCTGGCCTGTCGCTACGTGACTGTCGGTTTGACCGGGTGCGCGCACCGAGTATCCTGGACATGGCCGCTCCCTTGACGCTGGAACGCGTGCGGGTGCGCGGCCGCCTGACGAGCCAACTCTAG
- a CDS encoding TonB-dependent receptor domain-containing protein, producing MKLRRVAGLNAGVATLALASSCALSASAVAQIAPGGAEATPQQVQSGASEPASPATQPQGGQVPTASDSPSGASLAGGEAAQLPPAQQTDGGASTSGEIVVTGSRLASRGYQAPTPVTVLDQQDVKLSGTQNIETLLGNSPQFVGSQLSGPTANTVPAGAATLNLRGFGDQRNLVLVNGRRFAISGPAQTTDVNAVPAALIKRTEVVTGGSSAVYGSDAISGVVNFILRDDFQGVELNVQNTVTEHASTSTSNVDVTAGTNFSDGRGNITASFNYLNRGGYTRADRGGWATPSLADGCVTSGSFSNTRPGTPMAVPSGQTCLSAGGRPGLIYSGSGTLPNGRFANIPAVGAANSTPGLNAALIAVGLGSIGSRGFTFDNAGTAARPALTPGDDYDLGPDSYIIVPQERFLGNVFAHYDFSDALTLYGEGTIGNNKVRAQLPATGVSGNFLVNTNNPYLSGPLQNVLRQLDLREAGTTTVTNGTSRMSTTPGDGLAVLNINRRINEEGFRTNLSDIDTYRGAAGVRGKIGDVSTHFLKNLSYDAYYSYARTVQTDTANGAISLSGFQNGLLSINGAAPLLNIFGSNISSAGVSAITVPTRNVTRATQQVAVGSINGELFQMPAGPVDFSAGVEWRRAAATFSPDARLATGDLSGFNASQPTSGSETAFEQFGEVRVPLLAHTRFAERLTVNGAFRHSNYDLSGVGSVWTYSGGAEYAPVTSITFRGQYQRSIRAPNVGELFGGNSTQGQTLTDPCSSRQPVAGQTAAVRAVCAATGVPAALVFTSEVQPNQFINVIGGGNPNVGAETSDTKTAGLVFTPSFLRGLAVSADYFNIDLKGAIAPVGGNGANVLNLCYNVIQQASSPFCQAITRDPLTGQIAAPGFLTATNANTGALKTSGVDFVGSYNFRTAWGLDSDGSRFEIGTNVSWTRSFTSVPVAALSTQNECVGSYGQTCGQPIPSWKGVTRATWKSGPFVLSLRHRFIGAVTVDTYVLPRRSGGTTPALNSLTNPTIPTQHYFDLSTSIDVAKRFQFNAGVTNIADRDPPIVGSAAPSNNTFAATYDVQGRTFFIGATAKF from the coding sequence ATGAAGCTGCGCCGTGTTGCTGGTTTAAACGCCGGGGTCGCCACGCTGGCGCTAGCCTCTAGCTGTGCACTGTCTGCTTCCGCGGTGGCTCAGATCGCGCCCGGCGGCGCAGAGGCGACGCCGCAGCAGGTGCAGTCCGGAGCCAGCGAGCCTGCTAGTCCGGCAACTCAGCCTCAGGGCGGACAGGTACCAACCGCGTCCGACTCACCAAGCGGGGCGTCGCTTGCGGGCGGAGAAGCGGCTCAGCTTCCGCCCGCGCAGCAGACCGATGGAGGGGCTTCGACGAGTGGTGAGATCGTCGTCACGGGCTCGCGATTGGCTTCGCGCGGGTATCAAGCGCCGACGCCGGTTACTGTGCTCGACCAGCAGGACGTGAAGCTGTCGGGTACACAGAATATTGAGACGCTGCTCGGCAACTCGCCGCAGTTCGTCGGCTCGCAACTGTCTGGTCCGACCGCAAACACGGTCCCCGCAGGGGCGGCTACGCTAAATCTGCGCGGCTTCGGAGACCAGCGCAATCTGGTGCTTGTCAACGGACGCCGCTTTGCGATCTCTGGGCCTGCTCAGACGACCGACGTTAACGCCGTTCCCGCCGCGCTTATCAAGCGGACTGAGGTGGTGACCGGTGGCTCCTCCGCAGTTTATGGTTCGGACGCGATTTCGGGCGTGGTGAACTTCATCCTGCGAGACGATTTTCAGGGCGTCGAGCTTAACGTCCAGAACACCGTCACCGAGCATGCCAGCACGTCTACCAGCAACGTGGACGTGACCGCCGGCACCAATTTCTCCGACGGGCGCGGCAACATCACCGCTTCGTTCAACTACCTTAACCGCGGTGGCTATACGCGCGCGGATCGTGGCGGGTGGGCGACGCCGTCGCTGGCGGACGGTTGCGTCACCAGCGGTTCGTTCAGTAACACGCGTCCGGGTACGCCAATGGCGGTGCCGTCCGGGCAAACGTGCTTAAGTGCGGGCGGGCGTCCGGGCTTGATCTATAGCGGCAGCGGTACGCTGCCGAATGGTCGGTTTGCGAACATACCGGCGGTTGGCGCAGCCAATTCGACTCCCGGTCTAAACGCAGCCCTGATCGCCGTCGGCTTGGGCAGCATCGGCTCACGCGGATTTACCTTCGACAACGCGGGAACCGCCGCCCGCCCCGCGCTTACGCCCGGCGACGACTACGACCTCGGCCCCGACTCGTACATCATCGTCCCGCAGGAGCGATTCCTCGGCAATGTCTTCGCGCATTACGACTTCTCAGACGCGCTGACGCTCTATGGCGAAGGAACGATCGGCAACAACAAGGTCCGTGCCCAGTTGCCCGCGACCGGCGTCAGCGGCAACTTTCTTGTAAATACTAACAATCCTTACCTGTCTGGGCCGCTGCAGAACGTGCTGCGGCAGTTGGACTTGCGCGAGGCGGGAACGACCACCGTCACGAATGGAACGAGCCGGATGAGCACAACGCCGGGCGATGGCCTTGCGGTTCTGAACATCAATCGGCGCATCAATGAGGAGGGTTTCCGCACCAACCTGAGCGACATCGACACGTACCGCGGCGCGGCCGGCGTGCGCGGCAAGATCGGTGACGTATCAACCCATTTTCTGAAAAACCTGTCGTATGACGCCTACTACAGCTATGCGCGCACGGTACAAACCGACACGGCCAACGGTGCGATTTCGCTAAGCGGCTTCCAAAATGGGTTGTTGTCGATCAACGGCGCGGCGCCGCTCCTCAACATCTTCGGCTCCAACATCTCGTCGGCGGGTGTATCGGCTATTACGGTCCCGACGCGCAACGTCACCCGCGCCACGCAACAGGTTGCAGTTGGCAGCATCAACGGTGAGCTGTTCCAGATGCCAGCTGGCCCGGTCGACTTCAGCGCGGGCGTGGAATGGCGTCGCGCTGCAGCGACTTTTTCGCCCGATGCGCGGCTCGCCACAGGCGATCTGTCGGGTTTCAACGCGTCGCAACCTACTTCGGGTTCAGAGACCGCCTTCGAGCAATTCGGGGAAGTCCGCGTGCCTCTGCTCGCACATACCCGCTTTGCCGAGCGACTGACCGTCAATGGTGCTTTTCGCCATTCCAATTACGACCTGTCGGGCGTCGGCAGCGTCTGGACGTATTCGGGCGGTGCTGAATATGCGCCGGTTACGTCGATCACTTTCCGCGGCCAATACCAACGTTCTATCCGTGCGCCTAACGTAGGAGAGCTGTTTGGCGGCAACTCAACTCAAGGTCAGACATTGACCGATCCCTGCTCGAGCCGCCAGCCCGTTGCAGGACAAACGGCCGCAGTTCGCGCCGTTTGCGCAGCTACCGGGGTGCCCGCGGCGCTCGTCTTCACCTCGGAGGTGCAGCCCAACCAGTTCATCAACGTGATCGGCGGCGGCAATCCGAACGTCGGGGCCGAAACCTCCGACACCAAGACCGCCGGCTTGGTGTTCACACCCAGTTTTCTGCGCGGGTTAGCGGTCAGCGCCGACTATTTCAACATCGACTTAAAGGGAGCGATCGCACCTGTTGGTGGCAACGGCGCTAATGTACTCAATCTTTGCTACAATGTTATTCAGCAGGCGAGCAGCCCGTTCTGCCAAGCGATTACACGGGATCCGCTGACCGGTCAGATCGCGGCGCCCGGTTTCCTCACCGCTACCAACGCCAACACGGGGGCGCTGAAGACCTCCGGCGTGGATTTCGTCGGAAGCTACAACTTCCGAACCGCGTGGGGCCTGGACAGCGACGGAAGCCGGTTTGAGATCGGCACCAACGTGAGCTGGACGCGCAGCTTCACCAGCGTTCCGGTCGCGGCATTGTCAACACAGAACGAGTGCGTTGGATCGTACGGCCAGACCTGCGGGCAGCCAATCCCTTCTTGGAAGGGGGTAACCCGCGCCACTTGGAAGTCGGGACCATTCGTGCTCAGCCTGCGGCATCGCTTCATCGGCGCCGTCACCGTAGACACCTACGTCCTTCCACGACGTTCGGGTGGAACGACCCCGGCGCTGAACTCGCTCACCAATCCGACTATTCCTACCCAGCATTATTTCGATCTCTCGACCTCGATTGATGTGGCAAAGCGGTTCCAGTTCAATGCCGGCGTGACCAACATCGCCGACCGGGATCCTCCGATCGTTGGATCGGCGGCGCCGTCGAACAATACCTTTGCCGCAACGTACGACGTTCAGGGGCGAACGTTCTTCATCGGTGCCACCGCCAAGTTTTAA
- a CDS encoding LacI family DNA-binding transcriptional regulator, translated as MNGRLAILPHYATITDVARAAGVSVRTVSRVLNKSPKVGEETRRTIEGVIANLGFQPSLRARGLAARRSFLLGVVQGYQNAHVVGVLQHGIVEVCSGAGYELLVHPVSVQDPRLADNLRDFVRRTHVDALVVLPPVSEIAAIPRLLARLSVPSVGIAAVRDPAYPAMLVTAERDAASMVADHFVSLGHRRIAMVTGPMKFYSASEREQGFRIALERADILLPPSYVREGNYSFESGLAAAIGLLSLPDRPTAIFAGNDIMAAAVLKVARDLKIDVPDKLSIAGFDDSDIASMLSPAITTIRRPLIEIAREATRRAITLVEGDAHSLPDHHIALSLIVRQSTAPLGN; from the coding sequence ATGAACGGACGACTCGCCATACTGCCGCATTATGCCACCATTACCGACGTGGCGCGGGCTGCGGGGGTATCAGTGCGTACCGTTTCGCGCGTGCTCAATAAGTCCCCGAAGGTGGGTGAGGAAACCCGCCGTACGATCGAGGGCGTGATCGCCAATCTCGGATTTCAGCCCAGCCTCCGTGCGCGCGGCCTCGCGGCACGGCGATCGTTTTTGCTCGGCGTCGTACAGGGCTATCAGAATGCGCACGTCGTCGGCGTACTGCAGCACGGCATCGTGGAAGTCTGTTCCGGGGCGGGATACGAACTGCTGGTCCATCCAGTCTCGGTCCAAGATCCCCGCCTCGCGGACAATCTGAGGGATTTCGTCCGACGCACGCATGTCGATGCGCTGGTGGTGTTGCCACCCGTCTCGGAGATCGCGGCCATTCCACGGTTGCTCGCGCGGCTGAGCGTCCCCTCGGTCGGCATCGCCGCCGTACGCGACCCGGCGTATCCGGCGATGCTCGTCACCGCTGAACGCGATGCTGCAAGCATGGTGGCGGATCACTTCGTCAGCTTGGGGCACCGCCGCATCGCGATGGTCACCGGACCAATGAAGTTTTATTCGGCGAGCGAGCGTGAGCAAGGCTTCCGGATCGCGCTGGAACGCGCCGACATCCTGCTGCCGCCATCTTATGTGCGTGAAGGAAATTATAGTTTCGAGTCCGGCCTTGCTGCGGCGATCGGTCTGTTGTCGCTGCCCGATCGGCCCACCGCGATCTTCGCAGGCAACGATATCATGGCTGCTGCTGTGCTGAAGGTCGCACGTGACCTAAAGATCGATGTCCCGGACAAGCTCTCGATTGCAGGGTTCGACGACAGCGACATCGCGTCGATGCTTTCGCCCGCGATCACGACGATTCGACGCCCGCTGATCGAGATCGCGCGCGAGGCCACCCGGCGGGCGATCACACTAGTAGAGGGCGATGCGCATAGCCTGCCCGACCATCATATCGCACTGAGCCTCATCGTGAGGCAATCAACAGCGCCGTTGGGCAATTAG
- a CDS encoding recombinase family protein, translating into MVAGARAAGFYVAAVYWERASGARPDRPELLRLVADLQPGEVVVAEKIDRISRLPLAEAELLVATIRGKEARLAVPGIVDLTDLVADSSGVARIVLEAVQEILLRLAPQTARDDYETRRERQREGIEIARREGRCTGRKPDLAHHRRIVGLLDAGMSIARTAECSIAQVKRVTALHRARQARHQFRRWCRKTKSPQSSCYR; encoded by the coding sequence ATCGTCGCAGGCGCGCGTGCGGCCGGCTTCTATGTCGCGGCGGTTTATTGGGAAAGGGCATCTGGCGCTCGGCCAGACCGGCCGGAACTGCTTCGCTTGGTTGCCGACCTTCAGCCGGGTGAAGTGGTCGTCGCGGAGAAGATCGACCGGATCAGTCGTCTGCCACTGGCTGAGGCAGAGTTGTTGGTAGCAACGATCAGGGGGAAGGAAGCTCGGCTTGCGGTGCCGGGGATCGTCGACCTTACCGATCTCGTCGCCGATAGCTCTGGCGTTGCCCGGATCGTGCTGGAAGCGGTGCAGGAGATACTGCTACGGCTAGCGCCTCAGACCGCACGCGATGATTACGAAACCCGGCGTGAGCGCCAGCGCGAAGGGATCGAGATTGCCAGGCGGGAAGGGCGGTGCACGGGCCGCAAACCTGACCTTGCGCACCACCGCCGCATCGTCGGCCTTCTTGACGCGGGCATGAGCATTGCAAGAACGGCCGAGTGCAGCATTGCACAGGTCAAGCGCGTGACGGCCTTGCACCGCGCGAGACAGGCGCGCCATCAATTCAGGAGATGGTGTCGGAAGACGAAATCCCCTCAGAGCTCGTGCTATCGATGA
- a CDS encoding IS5 family transposase, whose product MEQRIPAVSPLGRDGRVRSHAGNLRRCRRAGYQRRHDRQHRSPGASLRRRTKKRDQEFEGLGRSRGGFTTKLHARCDGQGRPLCFVLTPGQAHDVKGFAPLFGMLADRIEALLADKGYDADAIRQELAKADVEAVIPTKSNRRIPIPHDREKYRWRNLVERLFNRLKNWRRVATRYDKTAESYLGFVALASVTLWLPFVHVA is encoded by the coding sequence GTGGAACAGCGTATTCCGGCGGTATCGCCGCTGGGTCGTGACGGGCGTGTTCGAAGCCATGCTGGAAACCTTCGCCGCTGCCGTCGAGCGGGATACCAGCGCCGACATGATCGACAGCACCGTAGTCCGGGCGCATCACTGCGCCGTCGGACTAAAAAAAGGGATCAGGAGTTCGAGGGGCTCGGCCGTTCGCGAGGCGGCTTCACGACCAAGCTGCACGCACGCTGCGATGGCCAGGGTCGGCCGCTATGTTTCGTCCTGACACCGGGCCAAGCCCACGACGTGAAGGGCTTCGCGCCCTTGTTCGGGATGCTGGCTGACCGGATCGAGGCGCTGCTTGCCGATAAGGGCTACGACGCCGATGCCATCCGACAGGAACTCGCCAAGGCGGATGTCGAGGCGGTCATTCCGACCAAGAGCAACCGCCGCATACCGATCCCGCATGATCGCGAAAAATACCGTTGGCGCAATCTCGTCGAGCGCTTGTTCAACAGGCTCAAGAACTGGCGCCGGGTCGCGACGCGTTATGACAAGACCGCAGAGTCCTACCTCGGCTTCGTCGCGCTCGCCTCAGTTACGCTGTGGCTACCCTTTGTCCACGTGGCCTAG